The genomic DNA TCATTGGATCTTGGAGCCACCTGGTGATATTTCCTAATCAAGATCGATATACCATGATGCCTTGATAAGGAATTCAAATATTTGTAATGTAACGGAAAGGGGTCTTAGACACATCGCTTTCCTCTGATGAATTAATTGCTTTATTAATTTGATTAACGATTTGACGATCGTATATTATATTCATTGAAGTGTAGTAACGAATTAATTTTCTGTCGTAATATTCCAGCAAACGATACTTCCGAACTAAATCTTAATATTTTCCATCCAGATCCATCAACCGGACCTTCAGTCCAGGCAGTAAAGAGCTCCATTTCGCTTTAGTTAAAAGAGGGCCCCACATAAAACAACAATGGAATCGAATGGTGTTATCGGGTTCCCGAGGGCTGCCCATTCGGTGGAGTTCAGCGTCCAACAATTTCCGGCATCCGTATGATTAGAGAAAGCAATCTCCTTTCCACACAACCAGCAGTCCAGGCAGCTTAGGAcgctgtcgttttttttttctttggccgTAATCTTCAGGCGGCCCGCGGGCAATGAGTAagaaattaaaacttattATCAGCGCCTAATTACGCCTCTCACGATTCTTCGCCTCCTCTGCTGGTGCTGTAGCGTTGAGTTGAAGTACGACGCTTCTTCCGGCATCCACCTCCATCCACAGGACGAACCGGTGAGAACGATGCAAAAATTTGGAATATCATTAATCAAAGTTTCGACCAACGGCGAAAGAATATGGCTCCATGGGCaattaaagcaacaaaaagaaaccaaaaaaaaaggtagtaACAAGCAAGGGAAAATGTGCGAGCGAGCAACACCCTGGCCAAGTGCAgcaagaaacgaaaaacactgTAAAACTTCCTTGGCTGATAAAGTATCGCCGTAATCAAGcaaattaaaatgtaaatgaagaGTACCGCGCGGTACAAGTTTTACGCAGCTTCTTGCCGTCCCTGTGGCGGCGGCGATGGGCCACAACTGCAATCGCACATCCATTTGactaattaaaaacaaaacaaaacaaaaatggcaacAACACCCTTCGCACGCTGGGGCCCGATTGTGCTGCACCCGGGTGCAGTGGTACAGTTCGCAAGTGCATagcaaaacacaaagcaaCAATAAAATCAGCGCACAATTCAAAGGACAGTACGTACGCGTCCCTCATTACCTGAGTTCTGGGTGGGtaaaatggataaaaaaacgaaagcagcagcagattttGCATTCAAATCACAACTCGTGGACAAGGGGAGCTCATGGTTTTAGTGTAATGCGCATTGCATAGCTTTTGgcgtttaaaatttaatttgcagCACTGCGAAGTATTCATTGGACGCAATAGctaatttatgttttaattttaattattaaatgattaaaaatgaGATAAGACACTCGAAAAGGCCCCTTCTGACGAAATTTGCTCATCACTATATGCTAgtcgcctaaatgtatgcaaagcgCAACACATGTTGCAAAGGCTGCACAGTACCTTTTCTGTGGGCTCAACAATAGTTGAATAAAGTGAAGGAAAATGTAGCTAAAGTTAGATTTAAAATCTCCTCCTGACAATGCTGAACACTTATTCACAATAATGGCTGAAAAATCTGGCCTATGACTTGTATGGCGTTGTGGGGCGATAACGGAACATTTATTCGATAGAAACATAGTGCCGTGCATAAATGATCCATGCCCTCCCTAGTTTTTTAACGATAACGTTGTTCAGGAAGCCGATACCCTTTGGTGAGTAACGCTCTTCATTAACGTAACCTTTTATACAACGTGTTCTCTTGATGTACGAGGTCTCCTAGAAGATGGAAGACTGTTCAAGATGCAGGCTTTTTGGAGCATACATTTCTCTGGAGGACCAAACCTCTTGAAAGACGAGTCTCATACAGCAAACAAGTTGCTCGAATTcgttatttttcttctctcgtttCCACCTCAAAGATCTATTGTTGCCACCCCACCGATATCCATATGTCTCGTCCTTCCACCACTTATTCTTCAGTAGAAGTACGATGTGTGCAACGTGGTTCCATCATTTTAGCTATTATTGAGAAGTATAAAAATTGTGCAAGCATCCGATCTCAGTCATGGTGTACTACAGTGGACAGTCAAATTCTCTTAGGggggtctcggcctaccatttctaaCTTCTAGTTACTCAACTATACCCTTAACTGGATAGGCAGTCCTGAGTACGGTACGTTGTACGGTAGATGGTCCGGACGATAACGTGTCCTTCCGCGTGAAGTGTGCTGAAACTACAATGAAACTATCATTGTGCCAGACAAGATcattgtgtttagcaaggtatTCAAATCTTCAAATGGATATTCGAAACGCGTGAATGTTGCAAGCGAATAAATGATCATGGAACATCTACAGGACATGAGATCCTTGATAGCATATGCAACGGCGGTTAATTTATCTTTCCAGCGTTGGCTATCTATAAATTCTCTTCAGCAGTCCCTAATTGCACACACCAACAACGCCACAGCAGTTTGTAAGTAGTAAGACTTGCTGAAGTTTTCTTGGAAGTAAAATGTTGGACAGTGTAACTACTTCGGGATCAGGCCCCAAGGATGAATGCAATTTGTGAACCAGATGTTGAGATGCTTTGAAGCTGTGCGTTCAAGATCAGTGTTGTATCTTGGTTCCGAATCTTGTTCCAGGAGTATAGAAACTAGATCCCCAGAACTAGTGAAATTTTGTGATAAGTTCCTTGAACTGCTGGACTGTACGATTGACTCCTGGCTCTTCAGGAATCTGTGTCCTATCCCATCAGAACCGCTTCCTCGATTTCAGGAAAGGAAACCAAGCTatgggtaaaactaagtcctCTACTCCTACCAATTGGACCAAAACCTGTCGAGGTTGTAAGGCCAAACCAAAGAAGTTCAATTTGTTGATAATTTCTTccaccaaaacaacaacattcatGTAGATGTTTCATTCCAATCGAATCTCGCCTCGGATTCTTTGATAAACAAGATAATACATATCACTACTGGGACTGAGGTACTAAGCTGACTCAACAACCAGAACCGACTGCAAGGAACCTCTGGCTGTTGCGTTTCTTTCCGATACATTTGGAAAAGGTTCTTTCAACTGTTTCACCACACTCGCGAATTGAGAAAGCCGGCTCGTCCCCGACGCTTGTGATGTATACAGCACCTTCAAACTCTACAATCGATAAGGGAATGATCAAACACAACAAAGAGCTTTAGTGGTTCAATAAACATGACAGTGTATTATACCGATCTCCATATACATTGATCTTCTTCCGGGTTGACATCAAAACATCAGCTTTGCTCCACCAGCACCGGATCTCGGTAGCGATACGAACCAAAGAAACGGAGGCATCCGTCCACACACTCGCGTACACCTGACAGCAATATGGGAAGGTTTCCCACCCTCTCTCGCTCCGCAACTCCTTATGCCTTGACGGCGAATCGGCGGCGGGGGAACTTTGCGCGTTTACGCTGCTGCTTCAGCGTCAATCGCTTGGCATCGTGGTGAGACAGGGCCTTGCGCATCGCACGGGTCTTCTTCGGGCGCAGATCCAGCGGCATGTACTTCTTGCCCTTGTACAGCTTGCGGAGGTTCTCCTTCGTCTTCGTGTTCATCACAATGTACACGCGTGCGATCGCCTTGCGAACGACACGGATCTTGGACAGCTTCGACGGAGCACCGCCGGTGACTTTCGCCACGCGCAGATTCAGCAGCTCCTTCTTCAGGTCCTCCAGCTGCTTGGTCAGCTCCTTCTTGTCCTTCGTACGAAGCTCGGAACACTTAACTTTCACCATTTTGCTGGTTTTGTGGGGTTATTTGCCACTTTTTCAAGAACCACGCGATTGAAACACCTCCGGCCACAATCGGCAGAAACGTCGAAAAGAACGGAAAGCAGCACACCACGATGGCCCGTTGGTTTATACCCGCACCAGGTTCACTTGACACCGCGGTGTTGGTGCTGTAGAACAGTTTGGCGTATGTCTGTTCTTATTTTTcccaagcaaaaacaaaggaaTGTGGCACACCGCATCTAGCAACCTTCCGAAACTTGAACTCTTCAATCCGACCGCTTCACCAGATGGCCTGTTCCATCGTCTTCCTGTCATTTGCTTGGGTGTAGTTGTCAGCAGATTGCAAAATCACCcatagctgtgtgtgtgcgtgcgtatgtAAGCGACTGTTGTCATTTCAGCTTCATAAACTGTTTTGTCAGCCACTGAAACCAATCGCTCGAACTAGCAAAACAGCGTACTCTTCTTCTCGATTTACGCCCGATAAGTCTCGTTTTTCGTCAAAATGACTGTGGTGGATCCGGCTCGTGAAAAGGCGCTGGAAGATTACAGGAAAAAGCTGCTGGAACACAAAGAGGTAGAATCTCGGCTGAAGGAAGGTAAATATTGGTTGAGGTTAGGGTGACTACGATGACTAGCGGAATAATGGCCCGTCAGCTTAGAGTCTGTGTACATCTACCTTTATTGTTGCAATCTAATCgcttgttgttttcttctagtAAGGGAAACTTTAAAAGAGCTCACGAAACAATTCGATAAATCGGAAAACGATTTGAAGGCGCTGCAAAGCGTTGGCCAGATTGTTGGTGAAGTGTTGAAGCAGCTGACGGAAGACAAATGTAAGCAGGTTTGTTTTGCACCCGGGGCCCGGTCGCACTAACGCGCTGTGTTGCTTCTTTATTGCAGTCATCGTAAAAGCGACCAACGGTCCACGATACGTTGTAGGATGTCGCCGGCAGCTGGACAAAACCAAGCTCAAATCGGGCACGCGCGTAGCACTGGATATGACTACACTGACCATTATGCGCTACCTTCCGCGAGAGGTTGACCCACTGGTGTACAACATGTCGCACGAAGACCCCGGTGAAGTGACCTACTCCGCCATCGGTGGTCTGTCGGAGCAGATTCGCGAGCTTCGGGAGGTCATCGAACTGCCACTGCTTAACCCGGAACTGTTCCTCCGTGTCGGTATTACGCCGCCGAAGGGTTGTCTGCTGTACGGTCCACCCGGTACGGGCAAAACCCTGCTGGCCCGTGCTGTCGCTTCCCAGCTCGACGCAAACTTCCTGAAGGTCGTATCGTCGGCCATCGTCGACAAGTACATCGGCGAATCGGCCCGTCTTATTCGCGAGATGTTCAACTATGCGCGCGACCACCAACCGTGCATTATCTTCATGGACGAAATCGATGCCATCGGCGGTCGCCGTTTCTCCGAAGGTACGTCCGCCGATCGTGAAATCCAGCGTACGCTCATGGAGCTGCTCAATCAGATGGATGGGTTCGATTCGCTCGGACAGGTGAAGATGATTATGGCCACCAACCGGCCCGACACGCTCGATCCGGCCCTGCTCCGCCCCGGTCGTTTAGATAGGAAGATCGAAATTCCGCTACCGAACGAGCAGGCACGGTtggaaattttgaaaattcacGCTGCCCCAATCGCCAAGCACGGTGACATCGATTACGAAGCGGTAGTGAAGCTGTCGGACAACTTTAACGGAGCCGATTTGCGTAACGTGTGTACCGAGGCGGGACTGTTTGCGATCCGTGCCGAGCGCGAGTATGTCATACAGGAAGATTTTATGAAGGCGGTCCGCAAGGTGGCGGATAACAAGCGGCTGGAAAGCAAGCTGGACTACAAACCGGTATAATTAGCTGTCCGTGCTGCCGTGCGTAGACTGGCGAATCGGCAAGGAAAAAGCGTCGCCTTGATCGCACCTTTCTTTCTGGTTTCCGTTCACAGCTACAATTTTCGTATCATTAAATCATTTAAGTCGCGtaataaaaccaacaaaacgtATCCTGCTCGTGTAACGCGTGTTtatcttaacaatttttatttcgattttttcGATCCgattttctgcttttttcgTTCAAAGTACTCCGAAAGGTTATCGATGCTGTGTTTGAAGAGTGTGGAATAATCCCGCACCTGCTCAATCGTTGCTTCAGTGAACTGAGCGTCGAAGTTCTTGATCAACGAATGATCCGCACACGGTATAAACTGTCGCTTCTCTACCGAAAAGTTATAGGCCAACATTCTGGCCCGCTTGCTCTCCTTCTCCATCACTAACAGTACCAGCTGAAGGGAAGCACTCAAAGTTGCACTCAGTACGCTCAAGCTTTCATCAATCGTTAACGGATCGCAGAGAAGGCTTGCGTTGGGTTCTTCGTACCGCACTAGAGCAACATCGATTTTGTTCTGGACAGAACTTCTCACCACGCACAGCATTTCGCTACTTTGCTCTACTCTTTGCACCGACAAACCAACCGCAGGATCCTGCAACGATAGCTGGCCAATTTCCTTCCCTTCGGCGAAATCCCACAGTCGCAGCGTTCGATCGCCCGACACCGATATGAGCTTTTGCGTGGGAATGATTTCAATTCCTCCGACGTACTCCAAATGCCCCAGACAGAAGCACTCAATGTTATGGCAATCTGGGTACAAGCTTACTTTAATTTTCTCATCACGATCGCACGTTACTATGAACCTGTGGAAATGGTACGAAAAAGCAATGATTAGAATAACGTAAAATCCTATTAATGTAAGCTACTTACCGCTCATCGTCGCTAACCGCTAGTCCCAATATTTGGCTCATGTGGCCAAGAATCCATTTCGATTTTTGTTCCTGCTTGTTCAGCACATCAAACTCGAAACAGTCACTCTTATCCGACCCGATCAGAACGTTTCGCTTGGGAACAAACTTCATGCAAACGATCGTCCGCGTCGTAGGAATGCTATCGCCTAATAGCGAAGAGGACAGTTTCCCATCTTTTTGATGCAATTCATAGCACTGTAGTGCTTTGATGTTCAACGACACGGCCAGCACATTAGCGCTCGGACAAAACTCGAACGTTACAACGTGTGCCGGTAATGGTGGTTGGGTGCCTTGTTTACCATTCTGTTGGTTGCCGGCATCGGCAGTGCCTTCTGCTGGAGGTAAGTTCTGCTGTACGACGATCTCATGCAGCACATTACCATCGGTGGAGAAGAACACAACCTTGTCCTGGATGGCGGCGATGATATACGACGAATAAACCTTTAATTCGTACATTTTTTTGGGGGCAACAGCTGAAACCGCTTCGTTAACGTGGTTTGCGCACGAATGTGTTGACAGAATTCATTTGTTTACATCTTTCCGCCCAGCGAATGACATTTCTCGTGCCAAGGTTGCTACATATACACGCGAGAAAAATTCAAACCCATTTCCCATTCCAATCGGAATCGTTCTGGCTTCGACGATTTCACGCAcgattttattcatttttcgcAATGAAAAACGCTCAAATTATTTACCGAAATAATCTTCCACTCCCAGCATTCTTACCTTCGGCGATACCCAACACCAATGTGCGGCGTGTCAATAAACTCccggcgggttttttttccctccgagGCTCCATATCAGTCCCACTATCAATTTGCAAACAAACTCCACCAACCACCGCACAGAGCAAAGGTTGCTGattttgggtgttttttttttctaggcTAAAGGTAAATATACTCTGCACCCGGTTTCCGTGGCGATAGACGAAACCGTTATTCCCGGAAGCCACTCGTTCGTGAGTGGCGGGCGTTGTCGAAGAGTTGTTCCTTTGGGGAGGGTTACCGCTACAGCACAGCAGATTGGTGCCATGGGTTGGATTGGGAAGTGTTGTGCATTGTTGGGTCTAGGAACAGTTACGTACTTTGTGCGGTAAAATTTTTCCCAAAGACACCCCCCTTTTGGTTCAGTCTTCATAACCGGCTTCAGAAATGACGGGTGATTCTTCTTCCTCAGGTGGTACTACATTGGCCGATTGTACACCAGCGCACGAAAGTTCCGGAACGGTGAATTGATCGTACTGACCGGTGCAAACTCGGGTATCGGTTTGGAAACGTTGTTGGAATTAGCCGGTCGTGGGTGCCACCTTGTGATTGGAACGCGCAGTGCAACGACAGGCCAAACAATCCGCGACCGAGTGCTGCAGCAGTATCCCGGCGCAACGGTGGACGCGTTCGTACTGCAACTGGAATCGCTTGCCAGCGTCGTCGAGTTCAGTGAGAACGTGCGCAATCTAAACAAACCGCTGTACGCGCTGATAAACAACGCCGGAGTGTTCTATGCACCACCGAGCCTAACGGAAGACGGGCTAGAGTATCTGTACCAGGTGAACTATTTGGCACACTTTTTGCTGACACTGCGCCTGCTGCCCGCActcaaacaacagcaaccggaCGCGGGCGATAGCCGCATAGTGAACGTTGTCTCGCAAGCGCATCGCTCGGTTACCGAAATACCATCGGACGGCAGCTTCTGTGGCCCCCTGTTCCCCGATACCGCTGCCAACCGATTCCGAGCGTATCAGTGCAGCAAGCTTTGCTTGGTACAGTTTTCCTACCGCCTGTCGCAGCTGCTGGCCACAAACCCGGCCGGCAACCCATCCGTGCACTGCATTGATCCGGGTAACGTAGAAACGGCCATCTACCGTCACTTCCCTCCGTTGGCGAACCGGGTGCTGTTCTGCCTACAGAAACCGCTCAGAATtttgctcataaaaacaccGCGCGAAGGTGCCCAGGGCATACTGTACGCGGTGCTGTCCGAGAAGAAACCACCGTTCTACGTACGCCGCTTCTGGTCCGGCAAGCAGGGAAGCGATTTCGACGAAATTAACCCACTGGCGAGGAAAGAACCGCTGGCCGATACGCTATGGAAGCGGAGCCGCAATCAGTGCAGCCATCATCTGCTGGAAATGATTCTCTAGTGCTACCACCACCGGTGTACGAGGATCGCACGAAGGGATTGCGGAAGGAGCGACTAGCGTTCCGGTTTACCTCCGCCGAAAAACCTTCCGAACTGAGCCGTTGTCTTGTAGCGATCGGTGCCGTAGAAGGGGTCGGTACGCACGAAGCAACAACCTATCTTGCCGCAGGAACAACGACCGAACGGTGGATAACCATCGGTACAGCCGTTACACCGGTGGACTGTTACGTGGAACGCTTGCTGCAGGAAATGCTAACAAACGAGGAAAGTAGGTGTACGATCACCACCAGACAGGGCCACGATATCACCTTCACGATGAAGCTGATCCGAATTGAAGGGCAGAAATATTACTACGAACTGACGGTCGGCGAAAGTCTCGCACTAGCTAAGCAATACAAAGAGAATGGAGTGAAAATGTTCTCCCAGTATCCACTGTTTGCTCACACGTACTTTAACCAGGCGGCAAAATGTCTGCTCTCCTGGTCCCCGATCGATCAGCTCGATCCGGCCATCGAAGGAGCCGAAACGGTGCAGGAAATGCAAACACTGCTCGAAACGCTTTACCTGAACATTGCCGCCTGCCTTATCAAGCAGAACCGCTTCGAGGAGGTACTGCACGTACTGCGGTACACGGACCAGCAGGAATCGCCCTCGGCCAAAGCGACGTACCGGAAAGCGTTGGCCCAGTTTAAGATCAAGCAGTTCAACGAAGCACTTACCACGCTGGAGCGGATCGATTATGGCAGCAGCAAGGAATGTGTCGCACTGCACCGGCAGATCGTTCAAACGCGCCAACAGGAGGACACCAAGTACAATTCGATGGTAAAGAAAATGTTTGCGTAGTGATTTCTCTTTTCTACTTAAggcaataaaatgaaattaaccCGTTAAAACggagttttttctttcttatttgTTACAGTTTGGTGAAGTAAGACGAGACGGGTTTTAGCTTTTGCTTAACCGGTGATGACAGCTCTTCGCCCGCCATGGTCGAACGTTTTCGTTTCGTGCTGGCACTACTTCCACCGACCAGGGTGGCCACCACGGGCTTATTTACGATCGGTGGCTGGGAAGGTGGGGGTTCGAGACGGTTCAGTTCCTGCTGCAACCGTTTCGCTACATGGTAATCGTTGTGCTCGGCCATAGAGTCCGCCGGTATCATCTTACCACAGTCGGGACATCTGGTTGCGTAGCTTTCTGAGAGGTTCTCTTCATTACTGCTCCTAACGGCCATCTCGGAACTACTGAGACGTATCGATTCCGGTGAAACTTTTGCTAAAAACCTTTCGATCGATAGATTCGTTCCTGatgaggtggtggtggtggtggtactggCACCGGCCGAACTTGTACCAGACATCGAAGAGCTTCCTGCTTTCGATGGTCGTTTAGCGGCAGGAAATGGAGATTTGGCCGTTATTTTGGATTTTAAATCGTTGCGGAATTCATCCCGCTGCTGTTGGCTTAGCGAGAGAGCAAAGTGGAAATCCTGATGAGATTGATACTCGTGTTCCGGGATCTGTTTCTTGCACTGGGAGCATTCCAGGGTAAACGTGTTCGCTGGTTCCGGAACTTGGTACAAATATTCCGCGTACGTTGCCTTGTAATCTGGTTTCGCCTCGGTTGTTTCGCTCGTGTGCTCCACAGCCAATCCGGAGGTAGATGGAGTATCTTCTGGCTTATCCAACTCTTCAACTGTATGTTCAGATGGTTCAGTTTCATGATCTGGTTCAGACACTTCCGTCTGAACCTCATCCTGTTCTCGTGTCGATTGATCCTCCGTCTCGCTTTGCGCTTCTGTTGGCACGCTCACAGGAGCGGATTCTTTGGCGGAGATGGCTTTTTTCGGTTGTAGAAATTGCTTTATACCTTTCTTCGGCTTCGTTTCGGTTTCTTTAGGCTCTTCACTGGCTGAACTGCTGTTCTCaggctctctctcgcttcgtTCATTGGCCGAAGCAGCAGCTAAAGCCGACTGATGTTGTAGAAAATGTTTAATATCACCTCGGGACGGTTTGCTACACACGGCCGCTAGGTCATCTGCTTTTGCTTTCTCCATCGGCTGTTCTACCGTTGCTTCGGCTTTCGGTACATCAACCGGCGGTGGCGGTTCCGAAACACTTTTGCGACGCTCCATACCGCTCGAGCCTTCCTCTGCAGTGCTACTTGCCTTGTTCGACGAGTAGTTCTGAAACATTTGCCTTATACCGCCTCCTTTCCCGCTGGCATTCGGTTCAAACTTTCCCGCACTAATGCCCAAAAACTTTACCGGATTGTGCAGTGCCGTGGTTGAGTTGGGCTTAAAAAATCGCTCCGTATTGCGTTTGATCGTTTCCAGCGCATCGGTCGCAATGCGCTCCATGTCGTACGCCACCAACGGGATGCTTCTCGTGCTCGACACGTCCACATTATCGATCTGCTGGCTGTAGCTTACCGTAAGCAGCTTCGCCGTACGATTGTTTTCGTCCAGATCCTTTTCCAACCGTTCCGTCACTTCCGACGCGAGCTCGTTCAGCCAGTGGTTGAGCGTTGCCAGCCCGGTGATTGCATTCTTTCCCGGGAAGCGTTTACAGCACCCGATACTCTTCGAGTGGAACTTTGCCGTTACCGCTTCGAGATCGATGCCGCGTGCCATCAGATACATCCAGCTGCCCATCCGCTCGTCAAagtgctgctgcagcaaactTTCCGGAAACTGTACCAGCTCCGACATAAACTTTATCTTCAACACCTCGCACACCTGATCGCCCAGCTTGCCGCCGAGCCCCTTCACCTTTTTCAGTGGTAACGTTTCGTACAGCTTCGCAATGCTATCGATCGGCAGGATGGTCTGTTTGTTCGGTTTGTGGAAGCCGGCCGTCAGCTTGGCGAGAATTTTGTTGTGCGCAATACCGGCCGAACATTCGTAGCCCGTTCTCGCCTTTACCGCGGCCCGTATTTCGTTCACAATCGAGGCACCGACCAGCAGCTTGATATCGCTCTTCTTGTACTCCAACCGGTCCGGGGTGTTACCTTCGGCCGCACCGGTGTCGAATGTGCTGGAAAGCTTTTTCACAAATTCGCCAATATTTTCGTACCCGACTGCGAACGTGTTGGCCAGCTTTTCGGGCAGCAGCTGAAACTTTCCTTCATTCATCTCGCGTATCCTGCTCAGCACGCGCTCGGTTATATCGAGATACGCCTCGTCGATGCTGGCCCGTTCCAGCAGCGGTGTAAAACTTTTCAACACATCTGCCACTTCCTTGCCCGCTTCGCGGTACCGTGTCAGGTCGGCTTTGCCTCGAACCTGCGGAACTTGCGGCAGTTCAATTTCCGGACAGTGTTGCTTCGCTTCGTCACCGCGCATATGGCGCGTTACACCTTCCGCTCGAGCGGGATAGTTTACGGCGATGATgctgcaaagcaaaacacaacatgATCGTCCGTGATTTatcgctccccccccccccctccaccctGCCCTGTGGTTTCACTTACCCTCCACCCTGCCAGGGATTGTACTGTACCACTGCTATTGGTTTGCCTGCGATAGCGGGGTTCAATTTTTCCTCCACCTGACAGTAGAAACAATCCATATCGACCTGGTGAAACAAACGGGAAAGGAATCGTTACGATGGGAGATTTGATAGTACTGGCTAATCTACataccaacaccaccactcgATCGAACTTATTCTTAATATTTATAGTCGTTTTACTGCTCATTTTATCCTACATGTACACATTGAATACGGAACACACAATTTCACCACATTCTGCTCCTTTGTTGACGCAGATTCCCGCCTGAAACGATTTGACATCCCAGtggatattaaaaaaatgtaaacaatcagCAGGTTTATGGCATATGGCTTGAGAGTTCAATGTAGGTAAATATGGTTTTAAGCGAGAAAATTACTCAAATCACTTTGATATAACGTTCAACAATAGTAGAGTTAACAAATAAGCTGTAATTTCACAAATAATAACCTGTATTATCGTTCAAAATCGACATATGATGTGAGTGTGTATCGAAGCGTGCAGTGTTGACAGCG from Anopheles stephensi strain Indian chromosome 2, UCI_ANSTEP_V1.0, whole genome shotgun sequence includes the following:
- the LOC118506478 gene encoding 60S ribosomal protein L35, with translation MVKVKCSELRTKDKKELTKQLEDLKKELLNLRVAKVTGGAPSKLSKIRVVRKAIARVYIVMNTKTKENLRKLYKGKKYMPLDLRPKKTRAMRKALSHHDAKRLTLKQQRKRAKFPRRRFAVKA
- the LOC118506473 gene encoding 26S proteasome regulatory subunit 10B; the encoded protein is MTVVDPAREKALEDYRKKLLEHKEVESRLKEVRETLKELTKQFDKSENDLKALQSVGQIVGEVLKQLTEDKFIVKATNGPRYVVGCRRQLDKTKLKSGTRVALDMTTLTIMRYLPREVDPLVYNMSHEDPGEVTYSAIGGLSEQIRELREVIELPLLNPELFLRVGITPPKGCLLYGPPGTGKTLLARAVASQLDANFLKVVSSAIVDKYIGESARLIREMFNYARDHQPCIIFMDEIDAIGGRRFSEGTSADREIQRTLMELLNQMDGFDSLGQVKMIMATNRPDTLDPALLRPGRLDRKIEIPLPNEQARLEILKIHAAPIAKHGDIDYEAVVKLSDNFNGADLRNVCTEAGLFAIRAEREYVIQEDFMKAVRKVADNKRLESKLDYKPV
- the LOC118506474 gene encoding tRNA (guanine-N(7)-)-methyltransferase non-catalytic subunit wuho, with the translated sequence MYELKVYSSYIIAAIQDKVVFFSTDGNVLHEIVVQQNLPPAEGTADAGNQQNGKQGTQPPLPAHVVTFEFCPSANVLAVSLNIKALQCYELHQKDGKLSSSLLGDSIPTTRTIVCMKFVPKRNVLIGSDKSDCFEFDVLNKQEQKSKWILGHMSQILGLAVSDDERFIVTCDRDEKIKVSLYPDCHNIECFCLGHLEYVGGIEIIPTQKLISVSGDRTLRLWDFAEGKEIGQLSLQDPAVGLSVQRVEQSSEMLCVVRSSVQNKIDVALVRYEEPNASLLCDPLTIDESLSVLSATLSASLQLVLLVMEKESKRARMLAYNFSVEKRQFIPCADHSLIKNFDAQFTEATIEQVRDYSTLFKHSIDNLSEYFERKKQKIGSKKSK
- the LOC118506475 gene encoding short-chain dehydrogenase TIC 32, chloroplastic-like isoform X1 yields the protein MGWIGKCCALLGLGTVTYFVRWYYIGRLYTSARKFRNGELIVLTGANSGIGLETLLELAGRGCHLVIGTRSATTGQTIRDRVLQQYPGATVDAFVLQLESLASVVEFSENVRNLNKPLYALINNAGVFYAPPSLTEDGLEYLYQVNYLAHFLLTLRLLPALKQQQPDAGDSRIVNVVSQAHRSVTEIPSDGSFCGPLFPDTAANRFRAYQCSKLCLVQFSYRLSQLLATNPAGNPSVHCIDPGNVETAIYRHFPPLANRVLFCLQKPLRILLIKTPREGAQGILYAVLSEKKPPFYVRRFWSGKQGSDFDEINPLARKEPLADTLWKRSRNQCSHHLLEMIL
- the LOC118506475 gene encoding uncharacterized protein LOC118506475 isoform X2; its protein translation is MEAEPQSVQPSSAGNDSLVLPPPVYEDRTKGLRKERLAFRFTSAEKPSELSRCLVAIGAVEGVGTHEATTYLAAGTTTERWITIGTAVTPVDCYVERLLQEMLTNEESRCTITTRQGHDITFTMKLIRIEGQKYYYELTVGESLALAKQYKENGVKMFSQYPLFAHTYFNQAAKCLLSWSPIDQLDPAIEGAETVQEMQTLLETLYLNIAACLIKQNRFEEVLHVLRYTDQQESPSAKATYRKALAQFKIKQFNEALTTLERIDYGSSKECVALHRQIVQTRQQEDTKYNSMVKKMFA
- the LOC118506470 gene encoding DNA polymerase eta, which produces MSSKTTINIKNKFDRVVVLVDMDCFYCQVEEKLNPAIAGKPIAVVQYNPWQGGGIIAVNYPARAEGVTRHMRGDEAKQHCPEIELPQVPQVRGKADLTRYREAGKEVADVLKSFTPLLERASIDEAYLDITERVLSRIREMNEGKFQLLPEKLANTFAVGYENIGEFVKKLSSTFDTGAAEGNTPDRLEYKKSDIKLLVGASIVNEIRAAVKARTGYECSAGIAHNKILAKLTAGFHKPNKQTILPIDSIAKLYETLPLKKVKGLGGKLGDQVCEVLKIKFMSELVQFPESLLQQHFDERMGSWMYLMARGIDLEAVTAKFHSKSIGCCKRFPGKNAITGLATLNHWLNELASEVTERLEKDLDENNRTAKLLTVSYSQQIDNVDVSSTRSIPLVAYDMERIATDALETIKRNTERFFKPNSTTALHNPVKFLGISAGKFEPNASGKGGGIRQMFQNYSSNKASSTAEEGSSGMERRKSVSEPPPPVDVPKAEATVEQPMEKAKADDLAAVCSKPSRGDIKHFLQHQSALAAASANERSEREPENSSSASEEPKETETKPKKGIKQFLQPKKAISAKESAPVSVPTEAQSETEDQSTREQDEVQTEVSEPDHETEPSEHTVEELDKPEDTPSTSGLAVEHTSETTEAKPDYKATYAEYLYQVPEPANTFTLECSQCKKQIPEHEYQSHQDFHFALSLSQQQRDEFRNDLKSKITAKSPFPAAKRPSKAGSSSMSGTSSAGASTTTTTTSSGTNLSIERFLAKVSPESIRLSSSEMAVRSSNEENLSESYATRCPDCGKMIPADSMAEHNDYHVAKRLQQELNRLEPPPSQPPIVNKPVVATLVGGSSASTKRKRSTMAGEELSSPVKQKLKPVSSYFTKL